One genomic window of Bradyrhizobium sp. B124 includes the following:
- a CDS encoding VirK family protein yields MKFTGKGLSILLSLLSAPSMSPMARADEPSPKYAEVFNALQTGKNVKLILDMNHCTTVEGGKPGPATQGGLVINAFRVTAQNGISFANAHQTVDSSGHAVTEYIRHSLSREGKLTVRASKLVVGTTELVNQGEFICELPDGAKFIW; encoded by the coding sequence ATGAAGTTTACCGGCAAAGGCCTGTCGATCCTATTGTCCTTGCTTTCGGCGCCAAGCATGAGCCCGATGGCCAGGGCCGATGAGCCCTCGCCGAAATACGCCGAAGTTTTCAATGCCCTGCAGACCGGCAAGAATGTGAAGCTCATACTGGACATGAATCACTGCACCACCGTCGAGGGTGGCAAGCCTGGGCCGGCGACGCAGGGTGGTCTGGTCATCAATGCCTTCAGGGTGACCGCCCAAAACGGTATCAGCTTTGCCAATGCGCACCAAACGGTGGACAGCTCCGGACACGCTGTGACCGAATACATTCGCCATAGCCTCAGCCGCGAAGGCAAGCTCACAGTGCGGGCGTCCAAGCTTGTCGTCGGGACGACCGAACTCGTGAACCAGGGCGAATTCATATGCGAACTGCCTGATGGCGCGAAGTTCATCTGGTAA
- a CDS encoding response regulator transcription factor: protein MRILLVDHHADFARAVKEALLNCGFAVDVTRTLDEAAAALDCASYHILLLDSVLPDGDGLDWLKQLRREGRSMPAMMMSSFNDLSRRIAIFNAGADDFLAKPVAIDELIARMRAILRRSTQMTAPVVTFGNLHFDPIGRQVSVGGRILRIARREVCILEHLLNRAGRTVPRASLEDSLYAFDDEVSTNALEVGIYRLRTHLNQAGATLRIKTARGVGYTLELIGAASAA, encoded by the coding sequence ATGCGAATTCTCCTGGTTGATCATCATGCGGATTTTGCCCGCGCTGTGAAGGAAGCGCTCCTGAATTGCGGGTTCGCCGTTGACGTGACACGTACCCTGGATGAGGCGGCGGCCGCGCTGGATTGCGCCAGCTACCACATTCTCTTGCTCGACTCGGTTTTGCCGGATGGAGACGGCTTGGACTGGCTGAAGCAATTGCGGCGCGAGGGACGTTCAATGCCTGCCATGATGATGAGCAGTTTCAATGATCTCAGCCGGCGGATTGCGATCTTTAATGCGGGTGCGGATGATTTCCTGGCCAAGCCCGTCGCTATCGACGAACTCATTGCTCGCATGCGGGCCATCTTGCGACGGTCAACGCAAATGACGGCGCCGGTCGTGACCTTCGGCAATCTGCATTTCGACCCGATCGGGAGGCAAGTCTCGGTCGGCGGTCGAATACTGAGAATTGCGCGCCGGGAAGTGTGCATCCTTGAACATCTGCTCAACCGCGCCGGCCGCACGGTACCGCGCGCGTCACTGGAGGATAGCCTGTATGCGTTCGACGACGAGGTCTCGACCAATGCGCTGGAAGTCGGGATCTATCGCTTGCGCACGCATTTGAACCAGGCGGGTGCGACGCTAAGGATCAAGACCGCGCGCGGTGTCGGTTACACCCTTGAACTCATTGGCGCAGCATCGGCCGCCTAG